The following are encoded together in the Methanosarcina flavescens genome:
- a CDS encoding universal stress protein, producing MIATDGSVCSRIAANRGIELARLSGGTVYAVYVVSTEYFSSMAVDFDRERMHEALRKEGCKAVSYINEIGELENVNVETILLEGHPADELIRYAEEEKMDIIVMGMIGRTGLDRLILGSVAEKVIRHSKVPVMVIKEKCDS from the coding sequence ATGATTGCAACTGACGGTTCGGTCTGCTCAAGGATTGCTGCCAATAGAGGGATAGAACTTGCCAGGTTGAGCGGAGGAACAGTTTATGCGGTTTATGTAGTATCCACAGAGTACTTTTCTTCCATGGCTGTGGATTTTGACCGGGAGAGGATGCATGAAGCTTTGAGGAAGGAGGGATGCAAAGCTGTAAGCTACATAAACGAGATAGGAGAACTGGAAAACGTTAATGTGGAAACCATCCTGCTTGAGGGCCATCCTGCCGATGAACTAATCAGGTATGCAGAGGAAGAAAAAATGGATATCATTGTTATGGGCATGATTGGGAGAACAGGCCTTGACAGGCTGATCCTGGGCAGCGTCGCAGAAAAAGTGATCCGGCACTCAAAAGTTCCTGTAATGGTCATAAAAGAGAAATGTGACTCCTGA
- a CDS encoding 4Fe-4S binding protein, whose product MSEEYTEREVPLCRGCCETGENEVIEAETEEFETEDLEAEAPETAEEESQERITVTTSMDLQGSHFIYTQATEKSIKTLDYDYKRCNGCGICADICPTKALEMGPIHEIATGLDAPAVIMDLEKCTFCRMCSNLCPMHAITFEAVGEVPDENQYPKYDTYVKINEKCLPCALCEGACPQDAIEVEFTFPKKEEIAPLKEGAEGEIAIDTEKCNFCGICARFCDAFILLEREPTPENPVPFEQLLVDEDNCDYCVLCQDICPEEAIKVTGERPCEAPKVEGKVTVDELKCTQCARCKTVCPYEAVDLQKPMEGQLSLIEKNLKECDPQGCRGCFNVCPSELWYVPTDPEDPRKIAFEEDFCTYCGACVKACHLDAIKVERTEIHHTEIPDTPWAAQWRDAIEALKTGVRKGVDRAVPRETETLKAQKFMGIEPPGVDEELLAAVQAKLEALMPALRNAKIRKLWETDSPKNVAAVVKKKIEG is encoded by the coding sequence GTGAGCGAGGAGTACACAGAACGGGAAGTTCCTTTATGCAGGGGATGCTGCGAAACCGGAGAAAACGAAGTTATAGAGGCTGAAACCGAGGAGTTCGAAACCGAAGATCTCGAAGCTGAAGCACCCGAGACTGCTGAGGAGGAATCCCAGGAAAGGATTACGGTTACAACCAGCATGGATCTCCAGGGTTCCCATTTTATCTATACCCAGGCAACCGAGAAGTCTATCAAAACCCTGGATTATGACTACAAGCGCTGTAATGGCTGTGGAATTTGTGCTGATATCTGCCCTACAAAAGCCCTTGAGATGGGTCCCATTCATGAAATTGCAACCGGACTTGACGCACCTGCGGTAATTATGGACCTTGAGAAGTGTACTTTCTGCAGAATGTGCTCAAACCTTTGCCCTATGCATGCCATCACCTTTGAGGCTGTGGGAGAGGTTCCTGATGAGAATCAGTACCCCAAGTATGATACCTATGTTAAGATAAATGAGAAGTGTCTCCCCTGTGCACTCTGTGAGGGAGCCTGCCCTCAGGATGCAATCGAGGTGGAGTTCACCTTTCCGAAAAAAGAAGAAATTGCGCCTTTAAAGGAAGGGGCAGAGGGTGAAATTGCAATTGACACTGAGAAATGCAATTTTTGTGGAATCTGTGCCCGGTTCTGTGACGCTTTCATCCTGCTCGAACGCGAACCCACTCCTGAAAATCCCGTGCCTTTCGAGCAGTTGCTTGTAGATGAGGATAATTGCGATTACTGTGTGCTCTGCCAGGATATCTGCCCCGAAGAAGCAATAAAAGTTACAGGAGAGCGCCCATGCGAGGCTCCAAAGGTCGAGGGGAAAGTCACGGTAGACGAACTGAAGTGTACGCAGTGTGCCCGCTGTAAAACGGTCTGCCCGTATGAAGCCGTAGACCTGCAAAAGCCTATGGAAGGACAACTTAGCCTTATAGAAAAGAATCTGAAGGAGTGCGATCCGCAGGGCTGCCGCGGCTGTTTCAACGTTTGTCCTTCGGAACTGTGGTATGTGCCTACCGATCCTGAAGACCCGCGGAAAATTGCTTTTGAAGAGGATTTCTGTACTTACTGCGGAGCCTGTGTGAAAGCCTGCCACCTTGACGCCATTAAAGTGGAAAGGACAGAGATTCACCATACCGAGATTCCTGATACTCCCTGGGCTGCGCAGTGGAGGGACGCAATCGAAGCCCTGAAGACAGGAGTAAGGAAAGGTGTCGACCGTGCCGTTCCCAGGGAAACCGAGACCCTTAAAGCACAGAAGTTCATGGGCATTGAGCCTCCTGGAGTTGATGAAGAACTTCTTGCAGCCGTGCAGGCAAAGCTTGAAGCCCTTATGCCAGCCCTCAGGAACGCTAAAATCAGGAAACTCTGGGAAACCGACTCCCCGAAAAATGTAGCTGCAGTCGTGAAAAAGAAGATCGAAGGCTGA
- the hdrA2 gene encoding CoB-CoM heterodisulfide reductase HdrA2: protein MRIGVYICHCGLNIAGVIDVLALQEMAAELEDVVLAREVQFLCSDSGQEGIIKDIKENKIDRVVVAACSPRLHEKTFRHVMEKAGLNPYLMEMVNIREQCSWVHADDPQMATQKAFDLIRMGVAKAKFLKELSATNSRASRNVLIIGGGVAGIEAALNLADAGFPVTMVERESTIGGKMALMNEVFPTNDCSICVLAPKMTEVQNHPNITLYTYSEVTDISGSVGKFHVKVKRKPRFILEDKCKGCVDLCAEVCPVEIENPMNYGIGKTRAIYMPIPQSVPQVVLIDPDHCVGCGLCLQACPADAVDYEQKPEEIEFEAGAVIVSTGYQLFDASRKKEYGFGKYPDVITNMQLERMLNSAGPTGGRVIVPSTGEPPKNVAFIQCVGSRDKTVGNEYCSRVCCMAALKNSQMIKERYPDTEITIHYIDIRAAGEMYEEYYTRTQAMGVDFIRGKVAEIYAGEDGRPVLRYENTLECRIEEEACDLVVLSTGYEPSKAAEGIGRMLNLARRPDRFFASAHPKMRPVDAPVSGVFLAGCASGPKEIQVSIAQGSACASKVMQLLGTGELEADPMGAHVDPEKCIGCRTCLEVCKFGKITIENKRAIVDEVSCYGCGDCSAACPAGAIQMKNFENEQILAQIRAATAYKSQSPFIVAFLCNWCSYACADLTGMSRLHYPTNIRVVRTMCSARVSPEFVLEALKSGADGVLVAGCRMDECHYIHGNFDAKRRMDVLKEVISDTGLDPRRLRTLWISAAEGERFSNTITEFVKELEEIGPIGTELKIKEAGIEDTGNELGEVAQ from the coding sequence ATGCGAATCGGAGTCTATATTTGCCACTGCGGGTTGAATATTGCGGGAGTAATAGATGTACTGGCTCTGCAGGAAATGGCAGCTGAACTGGAAGATGTGGTGCTCGCCCGGGAAGTACAGTTTCTGTGTTCCGATTCCGGACAGGAAGGCATCATAAAGGATATAAAAGAAAATAAAATCGATAGGGTCGTAGTAGCTGCATGCTCCCCGAGGCTGCACGAAAAGACCTTCAGGCATGTGATGGAAAAAGCCGGGCTAAACCCCTACCTCATGGAGATGGTAAATATAAGGGAGCAGTGCTCCTGGGTGCATGCCGATGACCCCCAGATGGCGACCCAGAAAGCCTTTGACCTTATAAGAATGGGAGTTGCAAAGGCAAAGTTCCTTAAGGAGCTGAGTGCGACAAATTCCAGAGCCAGCCGAAATGTCCTTATCATAGGAGGAGGAGTTGCCGGGATCGAGGCAGCCCTGAATCTTGCCGACGCCGGTTTTCCGGTCACGATGGTGGAAAGGGAATCCACTATAGGAGGCAAAATGGCTCTGATGAATGAGGTCTTCCCCACTAATGACTGCTCCATCTGTGTACTTGCCCCTAAAATGACAGAAGTCCAGAACCATCCTAATATTACCCTTTACACATATTCCGAAGTCACTGATATTTCAGGGTCTGTCGGCAAATTCCATGTAAAAGTCAAACGCAAACCGAGATTCATACTTGAAGATAAATGCAAAGGCTGTGTCGATCTCTGCGCAGAGGTCTGTCCTGTAGAAATCGAGAACCCCATGAATTACGGAATCGGAAAGACCAGAGCCATATATATGCCAATTCCCCAATCCGTTCCGCAGGTAGTGCTTATAGATCCCGACCACTGTGTAGGCTGCGGGCTGTGTTTACAGGCCTGCCCTGCCGATGCCGTAGACTACGAACAGAAACCTGAAGAGATTGAGTTTGAAGCCGGAGCAGTAATCGTTTCAACGGGGTACCAGCTCTTTGATGCGTCACGGAAAAAGGAGTACGGGTTCGGGAAATACCCTGATGTTATAACAAACATGCAACTGGAGCGTATGCTTAACTCGGCAGGGCCTACAGGCGGAAGAGTCATTGTACCCTCCACAGGCGAACCCCCGAAAAACGTAGCTTTCATCCAGTGCGTCGGGTCAAGGGACAAAACCGTTGGCAATGAGTACTGCTCAAGGGTTTGCTGCATGGCTGCACTCAAGAATTCCCAGATGATTAAGGAACGCTACCCTGATACCGAGATCACGATTCATTACATTGACATTCGGGCTGCAGGGGAGATGTATGAGGAATACTATACGAGGACGCAGGCTATGGGTGTTGATTTTATCCGGGGAAAGGTTGCGGAAATTTATGCAGGCGAGGACGGCAGGCCCGTACTCAGGTATGAAAACACCCTGGAGTGCCGGATCGAGGAAGAAGCCTGCGACCTTGTAGTGCTCTCTACGGGTTACGAGCCCAGCAAAGCGGCAGAAGGTATAGGCAGAATGCTGAATCTTGCCCGGCGGCCGGACAGGTTCTTTGCAAGCGCCCACCCAAAGATGCGCCCTGTAGATGCTCCTGTAAGCGGGGTTTTCCTTGCAGGCTGCGCCTCAGGGCCCAAAGAAATTCAGGTCTCAATTGCCCAGGGCAGTGCATGTGCATCCAAGGTCATGCAGCTTCTCGGAACAGGCGAGCTTGAAGCCGATCCTATGGGAGCTCACGTTGATCCTGAAAAATGCATAGGATGCAGAACCTGTCTTGAGGTCTGCAAATTTGGGAAAATCACTATAGAAAATAAGAGAGCTATAGTAGACGAGGTTTCATGTTACGGCTGTGGAGACTGCAGTGCAGCCTGCCCTGCTGGAGCAATCCAGATGAAGAACTTCGAAAACGAACAGATTCTAGCCCAGATTCGGGCTGCAACTGCGTACAAATCCCAGAGTCCTTTTATAGTGGCTTTCCTCTGCAACTGGTGCAGTTATGCCTGTGCAGACCTTACCGGAATGTCGCGGCTTCATTACCCGACAAATATTAGGGTTGTGCGTACGATGTGCTCTGCAAGGGTAAGCCCCGAATTCGTACTTGAAGCCTTAAAAAGCGGAGCCGATGGGGTGCTTGTTGCAGGCTGCAGGATGGATGAGTGCCATTATATACATGGGAATTTTGATGCAAAACGAAGAATGGACGTTTTAAAGGAAGTCATAAGCGATACTGGACTCGATCCCCGACGGCTGAGAACCCTGTGGATCTCTGCTGCTGAAGGAGAGCGTTTCTCAAATACTATTACCGAGTTTGTAAAGGAACTTGAAGAGATTGGCCCAATAGGCACCGAGCTCAAGATTAAAGAGGCTGGAATTGAAGATACTGGAAACGAACTTGGGGAGGTGGCACAGTGA
- a CDS encoding ferredoxin-thioredoxin reductase catalytic domain-containing protein — protein sequence MTEHNELKEKMYEWTQKYADKAGYRLNPDKEALDYVLDGLTVKLEKFGRRYCPCRIVTGDENEDRKIVCPCIYHKEEVERDGNCHCELFFKAN from the coding sequence ATGACTGAACACAATGAATTAAAGGAAAAAATGTATGAATGGACTCAGAAGTATGCGGATAAAGCGGGTTACAGGCTTAACCCGGATAAAGAAGCTCTTGATTACGTGCTTGACGGGCTTACAGTAAAGCTTGAGAAATTCGGAAGGCGTTACTGCCCCTGCAGAATAGTTACCGGAGATGAAAACGAAGATAGAAAGATCGTATGTCCCTGCATATATCATAAAGAAGAAGTCGAAAGGGATGGAAATTGCCACTGCGAACTTTTCTTTAAAGCGAATTAA
- a CDS encoding (Fe-S)-binding protein: MTNAMELYQMLPKTNCKKCGKTSCMAFAVALMARELTPEDCPPLKEEPKYKESYEKICEIFKPSESATETGLIVHEDLCFGCGNCVVACPPNVANDPYGVGSGNAPRNANKLVLTVEDGIVKAQNLGECRRFGKNKILCNGCIVTCPVEAIEFV, from the coding sequence ATGACAAATGCAATGGAACTCTATCAGATGCTTCCAAAAACCAACTGCAAAAAGTGCGGAAAAACCTCATGTATGGCCTTTGCAGTAGCCCTAATGGCACGCGAGCTCACACCCGAGGACTGCCCGCCCCTTAAAGAAGAACCAAAGTACAAAGAAAGCTATGAAAAGATATGTGAAATTTTCAAACCATCCGAAAGCGCAACTGAAACCGGGCTTATAGTGCACGAAGACTTGTGTTTCGGTTGTGGAAATTGCGTGGTTGCCTGCCCTCCTAATGTAGCAAATGATCCTTATGGAGTAGGTTCAGGAAACGCCCCCAGGAATGCTAATAAGCTGGTTCTGACCGTAGAAGACGGAATTGTAAAAGCCCAGAACTTAGGGGAATGCCGCCGCTTCGGAAAAAATAAAATTCTCTGTAATGGCTGTATAGTAACCTGCCCTGTAGAAGCAATTGAGTTTGTGTGA
- a CDS encoding formylmethanofuran dehydrogenase subunit B has product MEKNYYVCTGCGLLCDDIEVESEKNIVNKVYTACRVGVAHMKETRDEAGFRVDNIPVDEATAINEAVSILRDAKNPLIFGLGNSTDETQKLAIELAKKINATLDDTSSFCLGPLSDALIQDKLKTCTLDDVRNKADVIIYWGTDPSDSHPRLLSKHSYFPRGSEKQRGWEEERTAIAIDVRKSHTAKICGNYFFQIPPKGDAEFIDALIAGLSGKLPKTSYNYPPKRLLELANILKGAKFGVIFVGRGLIYSIEDLEPLFKLMKVLNEKANFHLIPMVSSCNIVGFNEKLFAETGYVNSVKFEDGTVKHGPEYSIVESLKARTVDAALIIGTDPFSILPHSIVKNLLEIPFISIDHCETLTSKHAKVYINTTISGVESGGSATRMDGVKVSFEPVIETDHPSEEVILKKIMEAL; this is encoded by the coding sequence ATGGAGAAAAACTATTATGTATGCACAGGCTGTGGACTCCTTTGCGATGATATCGAGGTTGAGTCCGAGAAAAACATAGTAAATAAAGTTTATACAGCCTGCAGAGTAGGGGTAGCCCACATGAAGGAAACCAGGGATGAAGCAGGTTTCCGTGTTGATAATATACCTGTTGATGAGGCAACTGCAATCAATGAGGCTGTATCAATCCTCAGGGATGCAAAAAACCCCCTGATCTTCGGGCTCGGGAATTCCACAGATGAAACTCAGAAACTGGCAATTGAGCTTGCAAAAAAAATCAACGCAACGCTTGATGATACATCCTCTTTCTGTCTGGGCCCTCTGTCTGATGCTCTCATTCAGGATAAGCTTAAGACCTGCACTCTTGACGACGTGAGGAATAAAGCTGATGTAATTATATACTGGGGAACAGATCCATCGGACTCTCATCCTCGCCTTCTTTCAAAGCATTCCTATTTCCCCAGAGGAAGCGAAAAGCAGCGGGGCTGGGAAGAAGAAAGAACAGCAATTGCAATAGATGTTCGGAAGTCTCATACTGCAAAGATCTGCGGGAACTATTTCTTCCAGATTCCTCCAAAAGGAGATGCAGAGTTTATCGATGCCCTGATTGCAGGGCTTTCTGGAAAGCTTCCCAAAACCTCTTATAATTACCCCCCAAAGAGACTCCTTGAGCTTGCAAATATCCTTAAAGGGGCGAAGTTCGGGGTAATTTTTGTAGGACGCGGGCTAATCTACTCGATTGAAGACCTTGAACCGCTTTTCAAGCTCATGAAAGTCCTTAACGAAAAAGCCAACTTCCACCTGATCCCAATGGTAAGTAGCTGTAATATAGTGGGCTTTAACGAAAAACTCTTTGCAGAAACAGGATATGTAAATAGCGTGAAGTTTGAGGACGGTACTGTAAAACATGGGCCTGAGTATTCAATTGTTGAGTCTCTTAAAGCGAGAACAGTGGATGCAGCCCTTATTATTGGCACTGATCCATTTTCAATCCTTCCCCACTCCATTGTGAAAAACCTGCTTGAGATTCCATTTATCTCAATAGACCATTGTGAGACCCTGACTTCAAAGCATGCAAAAGTTTACATCAATACCACAATAAGCGGCGTAGAGTCTGGAGGAAGTGCTACACGCATGGATGGGGTTAAAGTCAGTTTTGAACCTGTAATTGAGACAGATCACCCATCTGAGGAAGTAATCCTAAAGAAAATAATGGAGGCACTGTAA
- a CDS encoding molybdopterin dinucleotide binding domain-containing protein has protein sequence MDFGSFLSAPEIKIKIITYRDIFQDKAMREDRLGEEYKNLSAVIKLDPADLKQLNVKKGDTVILKNSFGRVVVRAEESGYETPHRGIAYMPKSPWSNMLVSDETGGTGVPKFKDISVTVTSAKGEKVTELRI, from the coding sequence ATGGATTTCGGATCTTTTCTTTCGGCTCCTGAAATAAAAATAAAAATCATAACCTATCGAGATATCTTTCAGGATAAGGCTATGCGTGAAGACCGTCTTGGGGAAGAGTACAAAAACCTCTCTGCCGTCATAAAGCTGGATCCTGCAGACTTGAAACAGCTGAACGTAAAAAAAGGCGATACTGTCATCCTGAAAAACTCATTTGGACGGGTTGTTGTCAGAGCTGAAGAATCCGGATATGAAACTCCTCACAGGGGTATTGCATATATGCCTAAAAGCCCCTGGTCAAATATGCTTGTTTCAGATGAAACCGGCGGCACAGGAGTTCCGAAGTTTAAAGACATATCCGTAACCGTTACCAGTGCAAAAGGGGAAAAAGTAACTGAGCTCAGGATTTAA
- a CDS encoding class I SAM-dependent methyltransferase, with protein sequence MGSWEIFDRYAEEYDAWYESNEFTYMSELLALRTFLPENPKKLKALEIGAGTGRFSPVLGIGLGLEPARAMARLAKQRSLEVVLGVAEFLPFKKEKFDLVLIITSLAFLENPDQALREILRILKPGGQIIAGILDRDSPQGRYIESGSKKGRFLSEAHFFSAEEISGYLTALGFESLETCQTLFKQPEQIKEIEISEKGHGRGWFAVLSARKPL encoded by the coding sequence ATGGGGTCATGGGAGATTTTTGACAGGTATGCAGAAGAATATGACGCCTGGTATGAGAGTAATGAATTCACATACATGTCGGAACTGCTTGCCCTGAGAACTTTCCTCCCAGAAAATCCGAAGAAACTGAAAGCACTTGAAATCGGAGCCGGTACAGGCAGGTTCTCTCCGGTCCTGGGGATCGGACTCGGGCTTGAACCGGCACGGGCTATGGCAAGACTTGCAAAGCAGCGAAGCCTGGAGGTCGTGCTTGGAGTTGCAGAGTTCCTGCCCTTTAAAAAAGAAAAATTTGATCTGGTTTTGATTATTACCTCTCTTGCTTTTCTTGAGAATCCTGATCAAGCGCTCAGGGAAATTCTGAGAATTTTGAAGCCAGGAGGACAAATTATAGCCGGAATTCTTGACAGGGACAGCCCACAGGGACGCTATATTGAATCAGGTAGCAAAAAAGGCAGGTTTCTTTCTGAGGCACACTTCTTTTCGGCAGAAGAGATCTCGGGATATCTTACAGCACTCGGATTCGAAAGTCTTGAGACCTGCCAGACACTCTTTAAACAGCCTGAGCAAATTAAAGAAATTGAGATTTCGGAAAAAGGGCATGGAAGAGGATGGTTTGCAGTACTTTCAGCCAGAAAGCCTCTTTAA
- a CDS encoding NosD domain-containing protein, translated as MFKIRFINRKLNNNLDKERGILINRFVTLAIAFFIFTSCSSVGTAVELTVQPGESIQSVVDNASSGDEIVISPGNYNENIIITKDNIVLRSSSGNPEDTIITANNNASNVLSIDADNITIMGLTITGAGFDRSGIQLSASNYCVIENNILVNNALGIYLQYSMNNSILNNTVEQGKRAVNIERSNYNTIMNNKVSGQRFGIYVTASEGNKLSENAANMNSNHGIILENCINNSLENNTANANGRYGIHIVYSTGNDLFGNTADSNMDYGIFFDSSLNNRIVNNTAVNNTRGIFLQRSSESEILNNLALNNNYGIRLFSGMNCNISGNEVSNCNASGISLLNSANCTISENPLSNNSLGIDLGLSNNTAILNNRLLEGGRGISLRDSSYNLVSNNLALSNRYGYYISRSQWTTLINNTASTSVNHGIVLVNSTNNNFTGNTLNSNGGHGVYLTNSSTNILDSNTASDNSRGIYLISSSGNNIMNNTVLGNREYGILLSYCTDNTISRNEVSDGGRGIHLSTSQNNIISRNIIALNSISGIFMSSTSNGNIFFDNYLNNVFNSDVKDGSEGNVWNVTKTAGTNIIGGSFIAGNFWAKPDGTGFSQTATDGDGDGIADTAYKLPGNNYSDFLPLVGGSAPERSMVPSDPGAITSEAEITTNETAVNRTETNKIESANELNNTGNKTIANTTNTNKTEVPVSGNEMYTNKTEMDDGSKVEMDIDEMEDDMELD; from the coding sequence ATGTTTAAAATCAGATTTATCAATAGAAAATTAAATAATAATTTAGATAAAGAGCGGGGGATTTTAATAAACCGATTTGTTACTCTAGCAATAGCTTTTTTCATTTTTACGTCTTGTTCGAGTGTTGGCACTGCGGTCGAACTCACGGTCCAGCCTGGGGAGTCAATTCAGTCTGTAGTTGATAATGCAAGTTCCGGAGATGAAATAGTCATAAGTCCCGGGAACTATAATGAGAATATCATAATAACAAAGGACAATATTGTATTAAGATCCAGCTCTGGAAATCCCGAAGACACCATAATTACAGCAAATAATAATGCTTCAAATGTATTGTCTATAGATGCGGATAACATAACTATTATGGGGCTAACCATCACAGGAGCCGGATTTGACAGGTCGGGAATCCAACTATCTGCATCCAATTATTGTGTTATAGAAAATAACATACTCGTTAACAATGCTCTCGGAATATACTTACAGTATTCAATGAACAACAGTATCCTTAACAATACAGTGGAACAGGGCAAGAGAGCAGTTAACATTGAGAGGTCAAATTATAACACAATAATGAACAACAAGGTTTCAGGTCAGCGGTTTGGGATTTATGTCACTGCTTCCGAGGGGAATAAACTTTCGGAAAACGCAGCAAATATGAACTCCAACCATGGTATTATCCTGGAAAATTGTATAAATAACAGTCTCGAAAACAACACCGCAAATGCAAATGGTAGATATGGTATCCATATAGTGTATTCAACCGGTAATGACCTGTTCGGAAACACTGCGGACTCAAACATGGATTATGGCATATTTTTTGACAGTTCCCTTAACAACAGGATTGTAAACAACACAGCGGTCAATAATACCAGGGGTATTTTCCTGCAAAGGTCCAGTGAGAGCGAAATCCTTAACAATCTGGCTTTGAACAACAATTACGGTATCCGTCTTTTCTCAGGAATGAACTGCAATATCTCAGGAAACGAAGTATCGAATTGTAATGCCTCAGGGATTTCTTTACTGAACTCTGCTAACTGTACAATCAGTGAGAATCCACTGTCAAATAACAGTCTCGGAATAGACCTGGGATTATCAAATAATACCGCAATTCTTAATAACCGCCTCCTGGAGGGCGGAAGGGGAATTAGCCTGCGTGATTCGAGTTACAACCTGGTGTCAAATAATCTGGCATTAAGCAACAGGTATGGATATTATATATCTCGCTCGCAGTGGACTACATTAATTAACAACACGGCAAGTACGAGCGTTAACCACGGAATTGTGCTGGTAAATTCCACCAATAATAACTTTACAGGCAATACCCTGAATTCAAATGGAGGGCATGGAGTTTATCTGACAAATTCGAGCACCAATATCCTGGATAGTAATACGGCTTCAGATAACAGTAGAGGCATTTACCTGATATCATCCAGCGGGAACAATATCATGAACAATACGGTGCTGGGTAACAGGGAATATGGAATCCTGCTATCATACTGCACAGACAATACCATCTCAAGAAATGAAGTTTCTGACGGCGGACGTGGAATCCACCTGAGCACCTCCCAGAACAATATCATTTCAAGAAATATTATCGCTCTGAACAGTATCTCAGGCATTTTCATGAGCTCTACAAGCAATGGCAATATCTTCTTTGATAATTATCTGAACAATGTCTTTAACTCAGACGTTAAGGACGGAAGCGAAGGAAATGTCTGGAATGTCACAAAAACTGCCGGCACCAATATCATTGGCGGATCATTCATAGCAGGTAACTTCTGGGCAAAACCTGATGGTACCGGATTTTCTCAGACTGCAACCGATGGGGATGGAGACGGGATTGCTGATACGGCATATAAACTTCCGGGCAACAATTATTCGGACTTCCTGCCTCTGGTAGGCGGCTCTGCGCCTGAACGTTCTATGGTGCCTTCCGACCCCGGAGCAATAACCAGTGAAGCGGAAATAACGACAAATGAAACAGCTGTCAACAGAACGGAAACAAATAAGATCGAAAGTGCAAACGAATTAAATAATACAGGTAATAAAACGATAGCAAATACGACAAATACAAACAAAACCGAAGTACCTGTCAGCGGAAATGAAATGTACACCAATAAAACCGAAATGGATGATGGCAGCAAGGTAGAAATGGACATCGATGAGATGGAAGACGATATGGAACTTGATTGA